The DNA segment CAGCGGGACGGCGAGCAGCAGGGGAGCGGCCCAGGCGAGCGCGGCGACCAGGATCGCCCGGACCGAGCCGGGCCGGTCGTCCAGCGCGACCGCGCGCAGGCGCAGCCAGGCGACGAGCAGCAGGATCCCGCCGCCGACGACGGCGACGACGCCGAGCTCGGTGGCGCCCGAGGAGGCGCGCAGTGCCGCGATCAGCGGCCAGCTCCGGATCGGCGAGTCGAGCGGCAGGTAGCCGACCGCGAGCGAGCCCGCGAGGATCGCGAGCGAGCCGATCAGTCCGACCACGAGCGGCGCCGCCGTCGACAGCAGCGGTGCGCGCAGGCGCAGCCCCTGCGTCCGGACCTCGTCCGGTCGTCGTGTCGTCCCCCGAGTCACCATCCCGGCCACGCTAGGGGACCCGCATCGGAAAGCGGTGGACAGGCGGTGAACGGTTGACCAGCGGAGTCTCAGGCGTTACCGGCGTCCGGGGCGGCCTCGGCGAAGCGGAGCTGGTTCCCGAACGGATCGATCAGATCGAGCGCGAAGCCGAAGGGCGACCGCGTGATCCGCGGGTTGAGGTACGGGTACTCCTTCGAGTCGAGCTCGGCGTGCAGCTCGCGCACCCCGCGGAGGGCCACGTGCACCGCCGCTCCGGGGCTCCCGTCGCGGTGGTGCTCGCTCAGGTGCAGCCGCAGACCCGACCTCGAGACCTGGAGGTAGACCGGTGCGTCTCGGGAGGCACGGTGCTCCCAGTCGACTGTGAAGCCGAGGTAGTCGACGTAGAACTCGCCCGCCTTCGCGACGGAGAAGATCCTCAGGATCGGCACAGCCGCCTCCAGCCGGA comes from the Rathayibacter festucae DSM 15932 genome and includes:
- a CDS encoding glyoxalase superfamily protein is translated as METRRRARDHPTGGDVPRLEAVRLEAAVPILRIFSVAKAGEFYVDYLGFTVDWEHRASRDAPVYLQVSRSGLRLHLSEHHRDGSPGAAVHVALRGVRELHAELDSKEYPYLNPRITRSPFGFALDLIDPFGNQLRFAEAAPDAGNA